Proteins encoded within one genomic window of Variovorax sp. OAS795:
- a CDS encoding AEC family transporter, with product MLEAVNFAQLLFPDFSLIAIGWLLCRYTALDRRVWDQVESLVYYFLFPVLLFHSIVRSPLDFGATSSLLTAGVGIGVCGIALSYALPHVPGLRTHIDRRDHAASAQIAFRFNSFICLALAERLAGAQGLLLIAVLIGVCVPMFNIAAVWPMARHAESGFARQLVRNPLIVATLAGLLANVLGFTVPAWATPTLTRIGAASLALGLLAAGAGMQFATLGRGKVLAISVLSIRHLVLPLVAWGLCRALRLDAMQGSVLMAFSAVPTASSAYVLAARMGYNGPYVAGLVTLSTLLGMASLPFALALPR from the coding sequence ATGCTCGAAGCAGTGAACTTCGCCCAGCTGCTCTTTCCGGATTTTTCGCTCATCGCCATCGGCTGGCTGCTCTGCCGCTACACCGCACTCGACCGCCGCGTGTGGGACCAGGTCGAAAGCCTGGTGTACTACTTTCTGTTCCCGGTCCTGCTGTTCCATTCGATCGTGCGCAGCCCGCTCGATTTTGGCGCCACCTCGAGCCTGCTCACCGCGGGCGTGGGCATCGGCGTCTGCGGCATCGCGCTGTCGTATGCGCTGCCCCACGTGCCGGGATTGCGCACCCACATCGACCGCCGCGACCACGCCGCCAGCGCACAGATCGCGTTCCGCTTCAACTCCTTCATCTGCCTGGCGCTGGCCGAGCGGCTGGCCGGCGCGCAAGGCCTGTTGCTGATCGCGGTGCTGATCGGCGTGTGCGTGCCGATGTTCAACATCGCGGCCGTCTGGCCGATGGCGCGGCACGCCGAATCGGGCTTTGCGCGCCAGCTCGTGCGCAACCCGCTGATCGTTGCCACGCTGGCGGGGCTGCTGGCCAATGTGCTGGGCTTCACGGTCCCGGCCTGGGCCACGCCCACGCTGACCCGCATCGGCGCCGCATCGCTCGCGCTCGGCCTCTTGGCCGCGGGCGCCGGCATGCAGTTCGCCACGCTCGGGCGCGGCAAGGTGCTGGCGATCTCGGTACTTTCCATTCGGCACCTGGTCTTGCCGCTGGTCGCCTGGGGCCTCTGCCGCGCGCTGCGCCTGGATGCGATGCAAGGCTCCGTGCTGATGGCGTTTTCCGCCGTGCCCACCGCCTCGAGCGCCTATGTGCTGGCAGCGCGCATGGGCTACAACGGGCCGTATGTCGCGGGCCTGGTAACGCTTTCTACGCTGCTTGGAATGGCGAGCCTGCCGTTTGCGTTGGCATTGCCGCGGTAG
- the queG gene encoding tRNA epoxyqueuosine(34) reductase QueG — translation MIVSHPLVARIQALARELGFSQIGIAGVDLSSAEEGLMQWLAHGFHGEMKYMATHGTRRARPAELVPGTVSVITARMDYLPRDTPLENWQAVEFDRLARPGEAIVSVYARGRDYHKVMRARLAKLAERIAEEVGPFGHRAFTDSAPVLEAELASRSGQGWRGKHTLVLDRNAGSMFFLGEIYVDMALPASEPVSAHCGSCSACIDVCPTRAIVAPHRLDARRCISYLTIEHGGPIPLELRPLMGNRIYGCDDCQLICPWNKFAKKSALPDFDAREGLTGQALASLFAWSEEDFLRYTEGSPIRRIGHERWLRNIAVALGNALRAGERGAAEALATRATHPSELVREHVAWALAQGNSVPGGDASTVTE, via the coding sequence GTGATCGTCAGCCATCCACTCGTTGCTCGTATTCAGGCATTGGCCCGGGAACTCGGATTCTCCCAAATCGGAATCGCGGGCGTCGATCTGTCGAGCGCCGAGGAAGGTCTGATGCAATGGCTGGCCCACGGGTTCCACGGCGAGATGAAATACATGGCAACGCACGGCACGCGCCGCGCGCGGCCCGCCGAGCTTGTGCCGGGCACGGTGAGCGTCATCACGGCGCGCATGGACTACCTGCCGCGCGATACGCCGCTCGAAAATTGGCAGGCCGTGGAGTTCGATCGCCTCGCGCGTCCCGGCGAAGCCATCGTCTCGGTCTATGCGCGAGGCCGCGACTATCACAAGGTGATGCGTGCCCGGCTCGCCAAGCTGGCCGAACGCATCGCCGAAGAGGTCGGACCGTTCGGCCATCGCGCCTTCACCGATTCGGCCCCCGTGCTCGAAGCCGAGCTCGCCTCGCGCAGCGGACAGGGCTGGCGCGGCAAGCACACGCTGGTGCTCGACCGCAATGCGGGCTCGATGTTCTTTCTGGGCGAGATCTATGTCGACATGGCGCTGCCCGCCAGCGAGCCGGTCAGCGCGCATTGCGGCAGCTGCAGCGCCTGCATCGACGTGTGCCCGACCCGGGCCATCGTCGCGCCCCACCGGCTCGACGCGCGGCGCTGCATTTCGTACCTCACCATCGAGCACGGCGGACCGATCCCGCTGGAGCTTCGGCCCTTGATGGGCAACCGCATCTACGGCTGCGACGACTGCCAGCTGATCTGCCCGTGGAACAAGTTCGCGAAGAAAAGCGCGCTGCCCGATTTCGATGCCCGCGAAGGGCTCACCGGCCAGGCGCTGGCTTCGCTCTTCGCATGGAGCGAGGAAGATTTCCTGCGCTACACCGAGGGCAGCCCCATCCGGCGCATCGGGCATGAGCGCTGGCTGCGCAACATCGCCGTGGCCCTGGGCAACGCGCTGCGCGCCGGAGAGCGCGGCGCCGCCGAAGCGCTGGCGACGCGGGCCACTCACCCCAGCGAACTCGTGCGCGAGCACGTGGCTTGGGCGCTGGCGCAGGGGAATTCGGTGCCTGGCGGCGATGCATCGACGGTGACTGAGTAA
- the tsaE gene encoding tRNA (adenosine(37)-N6)-threonylcarbamoyltransferase complex ATPase subunit type 1 TsaE has protein sequence MADDHLPIVETTNTASRTLTWRSEDDTAAFARALAASPALRDAFIALHGDLGAGKTTFVRHLLRALGIEGRIKSPTYAVVEPHEAPDGLAIFHFDFYRFNDPREWDDAGFRDIFAGPGLKLAEWPDNAAGRTPIADLAIKIEAMTDDTRSAILQANTPRGSDLLARIGA, from the coding sequence ATGGCTGACGATCACTTGCCGATTGTAGAAACGACGAACACCGCCAGCCGCACGCTGACCTGGCGCAGCGAGGACGACACCGCTGCCTTCGCACGCGCGCTCGCGGCCTCGCCCGCGCTGCGCGATGCCTTCATTGCGCTGCACGGCGACCTTGGCGCCGGCAAGACCACCTTCGTGCGCCACCTGCTGCGCGCGCTGGGCATCGAGGGCCGCATCAAGAGCCCCACCTACGCGGTGGTCGAGCCGCACGAGGCGCCCGACGGGCTGGCCATCTTCCATTTCGATTTCTATCGCTTCAACGACCCGCGCGAGTGGGACGACGCGGGCTTTCGTGACATTTTCGCCGGTCCGGGGCTCAAGCTGGCCGAATGGCCGGACAACGCCGCCGGCCGCACACCAATTGCCGACCTCGCTATTAAAATAGAAGCAATGACAGACGACACACGCAGCGCGATCCTCCAGGCCAACACCCCGCGCGGCAGCGATCTGCTGGCGCGCATCGGCGCATGA
- a CDS encoding N-acetylmuramoyl-L-alanine amidase: MKASGLKRRVLLQGGSVALMLGVHQIARGATILAVRVWPAADYTRVTIESDARLHSQQLVVGSPPRLAVDIEGIDLNPELRELVGKIKPGDPYINGLRVGQNAPKVVRIVFDLKQSVVPQVFSLAPIAAYRHRLVLDLYPEKAIDPMEALITERLREAPRSSSGGNDTAVASAPAVPPPAAPSGLAPDGGPPILVRPSPNVPAPRPLPGSPAPAAPAMPSARPPAAATGPAPDPLGELITQQSTRPGPVAPPPPVVAVAPPAPLAPPPPAAPAAAARGNATSSRTDRIIIVALDPGHGGEDPGAIGPNGTREKDIVLQIAHRLRERINASSVNGNPMRAFLTRDADFFVPLGVRVQKARRVQADLFVSIHADAFTTPAARGASVFALSQSGASSSAARWLANKENEADKVGGVNVGNHEAQVQRALLDMSTTAQINDSLKLGGAMLGEIRGIGARLHKPQVEQAGFAVLKAPDIPSVLVETAFISNPEEEANLRSVSYQESLADALMRGIQRYFAQNPPLARSRQL; the protein is encoded by the coding sequence ATGAAGGCAAGCGGCCTCAAGCGGCGCGTGCTGCTGCAGGGCGGCAGCGTCGCGCTGATGCTCGGCGTGCACCAGATTGCGCGCGGCGCCACCATCCTCGCGGTGCGCGTATGGCCCGCGGCCGACTACACGCGCGTGACCATCGAGTCCGATGCGCGGCTTCACTCGCAGCAGCTGGTGGTGGGCAGTCCGCCGCGTCTTGCGGTGGACATCGAGGGCATCGACCTGAACCCCGAACTGCGCGAGCTGGTCGGCAAGATCAAGCCCGGCGACCCGTACATCAACGGCCTGCGCGTCGGGCAGAACGCGCCGAAGGTGGTGCGCATCGTCTTCGACCTCAAGCAGTCCGTGGTGCCGCAGGTTTTCTCGCTGGCGCCCATTGCCGCGTACAGGCACCGCCTGGTGCTCGACCTCTATCCCGAGAAAGCCATCGATCCGATGGAGGCGCTGATCACCGAGCGCCTGCGCGAGGCGCCGCGCAGCAGCAGCGGCGGCAATGACACCGCCGTGGCCAGCGCACCCGCGGTGCCGCCGCCCGCCGCGCCCTCGGGGCTCGCGCCGGACGGTGGGCCGCCGATCCTCGTGCGCCCTTCGCCCAACGTGCCCGCGCCAAGGCCGCTGCCCGGCAGCCCTGCGCCCGCCGCGCCTGCCATGCCTTCCGCCAGGCCGCCGGCCGCAGCAACCGGGCCCGCGCCCGATCCGCTCGGCGAACTGATCACGCAGCAGTCGACCCGGCCCGGTCCCGTGGCGCCGCCGCCGCCCGTGGTGGCGGTTGCGCCGCCCGCGCCGCTCGCCCCCCCGCCCCCTGCCGCGCCCGCCGCGGCAGCGCGCGGCAACGCCACCTCGAGCCGCACCGACCGCATCATCATCGTGGCCCTGGACCCGGGCCACGGCGGCGAAGACCCCGGCGCCATCGGCCCCAACGGCACACGCGAAAAAGACATCGTGCTGCAAATCGCGCACCGGCTGCGCGAGCGCATCAACGCCAGCAGCGTCAACGGCAATCCCATGCGCGCGTTCCTCACGCGCGATGCCGACTTCTTCGTGCCGCTGGGCGTGCGCGTGCAAAAGGCACGGCGCGTGCAGGCCGACCTGTTCGTGAGCATCCATGCCGACGCATTCACCACCCCGGCGGCGCGCGGCGCGAGCGTGTTCGCACTGAGCCAGAGCGGCGCGTCGAGCAGCGCCGCGCGCTGGCTCGCCAACAAGGAAAACGAAGCCGACAAGGTGGGCGGCGTGAACGTCGGCAACCACGAGGCGCAGGTGCAGCGCGCACTGCTCGACATGAGCACCACGGCGCAGATCAACGACAGCCTCAAGCTCGGCGGCGCCATGCTCGGCGAGATTCGCGGCATCGGCGCGCGGCTGCACAAGCCGCAGGTCGAACAGGCCGGCTTTGCGGTTCTCAAGGCGCCCGACATCCCGAGCGTGCTGGTCGAAACCGCATTCATCAGCAACCCCGAGGAAGAAGCCAACCTGCGCAGCGTGAGCTACCAGGAAAGCCTTGCCGACGCGTTGATGCGCGGCATCCAGCGCTACTTCGCGCAGAACCCGCCGCTCGCCCGAAGCCGTCAGCTTTGA
- a CDS encoding glycine zipper domain-containing protein: MKARIWITAAAATTVMALAGCASGPNQNLGTGVGALGGAAVGHAIGGNTASTLGGAAIGGVIGNQVGRSVDERNYYESQRAYPPNTYYPRNGPTY; the protein is encoded by the coding sequence ATGAAGGCACGAATCTGGATTACCGCTGCGGCGGCTACCACGGTCATGGCGCTGGCGGGCTGCGCATCCGGGCCCAACCAGAACCTGGGCACCGGGGTCGGTGCACTCGGCGGCGCGGCGGTCGGCCACGCCATCGGCGGCAACACGGCCAGCACGCTGGGCGGTGCAGCCATTGGCGGCGTGATCGGCAACCAGGTGGGCCGCAGCGTGGACGAGCGCAACTACTACGAGAGCCAGCGCGCCTATCCGCCGAACACCTACTACCCGCGCAACGGCCCGACCTACTGA
- a CDS encoding DedA family protein, translating into MEIISFLVDFILHVDKHLEAFVVTYGPWVYALLFLIVFVETGAVVMPFLPGDSLLFIVGALCGVGLMSFPIACAVLIAAAILGDQCNYSIGRYFGPKVFKWENSRFFNRKAFDQAHSFYERYGGVTIILARFMPFIRTFAPFVAGVAEMSRPKFTMFNVVGALVWVLGIATAGYFFGNLPFVREHLDKIIWALIFVPGLIAIFGAWRASRAEKARAQLPSKA; encoded by the coding sequence ATGGAAATCATCAGCTTTCTCGTCGACTTCATCCTCCACGTCGACAAACACCTCGAGGCCTTCGTCGTCACCTATGGCCCGTGGGTCTATGCGCTGCTCTTCCTGATCGTCTTCGTTGAGACGGGTGCAGTAGTGATGCCCTTCCTGCCCGGCGACTCGCTGCTCTTCATCGTGGGCGCGCTGTGCGGCGTGGGGCTCATGAGTTTTCCGATCGCGTGCGCGGTGCTCATTGCCGCGGCCATCCTCGGCGACCAGTGCAACTACAGCATCGGCCGGTACTTCGGGCCCAAGGTCTTCAAGTGGGAGAACTCGCGCTTCTTCAACCGCAAGGCCTTCGACCAGGCGCACTCGTTCTATGAGCGCTACGGCGGCGTCACGATCATTCTTGCGCGCTTCATGCCGTTCATCCGCACCTTCGCGCCCTTCGTGGCCGGGGTGGCTGAAATGAGCCGCCCCAAGTTCACGATGTTCAACGTGGTCGGGGCGCTGGTCTGGGTGCTCGGCATTGCGACGGCCGGCTACTTCTTCGGCAACCTGCCGTTCGTTCGCGAGCACCTGGACAAGATCATCTGGGCGCTGATCTTCGTGCCGGGGCTGATCGCGATCTTCGGTGCATGGCGCGCGTCGCGTGCCGAGAAGGCACGCGCGCAGTTGCCTTCGAAGGCCTGA
- the mutL gene encoding DNA mismatch repair endonuclease MutL — protein sequence MSALPTSLAPAERRPIRELPDELISQIAAGEVVERPASVVRELLDNALDAGARQVTVRLAAGGVRLISVEDDGQGIPREELTVALRRHATSKIASLNDLETVGTMGFRGEALAAISAIAELSILSRFAGADSAFALDGRTGELRPVARAVGTTVEVRELFFATPARRKFLKTDATELAHCIEAVRRHALARPEVGFSVWHDGKLMEQWRAADRREQRLADALSDDFVAQSVAVDHLGGAVRVAGRAGIPDAARSRGDQQFFYVNGRFVRDKVLSHAVRSAYEDVLHGQRQPVYALYLDIDPSRVDVNVHPTKIEVRFRDGREVHQAVRHAIENALAAPRAGDAAAPLGTQQPFFKPGVPASGATWAQPGINFTARERGAGDFEAMWPRRTEAAPHASEAAATGWPLAGTAPMAFRAPAALPGESLQALATHEEAWPLGRALAQLQGIYILAENSQGLIVVDMHAAHERIVYERLKTQLDGAAITSQPLLIPATFAATPQEVATAEACAAVLPTLGLEITPFSPRTLAVRAVPGTLADGDPVELARSVLAELALHDASSVVQRAQNELLSTMACHGAVRANRKLTIDEMNALLRQMEATERSDQCNHGRPTWRQLSIRELDALFMRGR from the coding sequence GTGAGCGCCCTCCCCACCTCCCTTGCCCCTGCCGAACGCCGTCCGATCCGCGAACTCCCCGACGAGCTGATCAGCCAGATCGCGGCCGGTGAAGTGGTCGAGCGGCCAGCGTCGGTGGTGCGCGAACTGCTCGACAACGCGCTCGATGCGGGCGCGCGCCAGGTCACGGTGCGGCTGGCTGCGGGCGGCGTGCGGCTGATCTCGGTGGAGGACGATGGCCAGGGGATTCCGCGCGAAGAGCTCACGGTGGCGCTGCGCCGCCATGCCACCAGCAAGATCGCCAGCCTGAACGACCTCGAAACCGTGGGCACCATGGGCTTTCGCGGCGAGGCGCTCGCGGCCATCAGCGCCATTGCCGAGCTCAGCATTCTTTCTCGCTTTGCGGGCGCCGACAGCGCCTTTGCGCTCGACGGCCGCACCGGTGAACTGCGGCCGGTGGCGCGCGCGGTGGGCACCACGGTGGAAGTGCGCGAGCTCTTCTTCGCCACGCCCGCGCGGCGCAAGTTCCTCAAGACCGACGCCACCGAGCTGGCCCACTGCATCGAGGCCGTGCGGCGCCATGCGCTGGCGCGGCCCGAAGTCGGCTTTTCGGTGTGGCACGACGGCAAGCTCATGGAGCAATGGCGCGCCGCCGACCGGCGCGAGCAGCGGCTGGCCGATGCGCTCAGCGACGACTTCGTGGCGCAGAGCGTGGCGGTCGATCACCTTGGCGGCGCGGTGCGCGTGGCCGGGCGTGCGGGCATTCCCGATGCGGCACGCTCGCGCGGCGACCAGCAGTTCTTCTATGTCAATGGCCGCTTCGTGCGCGACAAGGTGCTGTCGCATGCGGTGCGCAGCGCGTACGAAGACGTGCTGCATGGGCAGCGCCAGCCCGTGTATGCGCTGTACCTCGACATCGACCCGTCGCGCGTCGACGTGAACGTGCACCCGACCAAGATCGAGGTGCGCTTTCGCGACGGACGCGAGGTGCACCAGGCCGTGCGCCATGCCATCGAGAACGCGCTTGCCGCGCCGCGCGCGGGCGACGCCGCCGCGCCACTCGGCACGCAGCAACCATTTTTCAAGCCGGGCGTGCCGGCGTCGGGTGCCACTTGGGCCCAGCCGGGCATCAACTTCACGGCCAGGGAACGCGGTGCAGGCGATTTCGAGGCCATGTGGCCGCGACGCACGGAAGCGGCGCCGCATGCGTCGGAGGCCGCTGCCACCGGTTGGCCGCTTGCGGGCACGGCACCCATGGCCTTTCGCGCCCCGGCCGCACTGCCGGGCGAGTCCCTGCAGGCCTTGGCCACCCACGAGGAAGCCTGGCCGCTCGGCCGCGCGCTGGCGCAGCTGCAGGGCATCTACATCCTGGCCGAGAACAGCCAGGGGCTGATCGTGGTCGACATGCATGCCGCCCATGAGCGCATCGTCTACGAGCGGCTCAAGACGCAGCTCGACGGCGCCGCCATCACGAGCCAGCCGCTGCTCATTCCCGCCACCTTTGCGGCCACGCCGCAAGAAGTGGCAACGGCGGAGGCCTGCGCGGCGGTGCTGCCCACGCTGGGGCTGGAAATCACGCCGTTCTCGCCGCGCACCTTGGCGGTGCGCGCGGTGCCCGGCACCCTGGCCGACGGCGATCCGGTGGAGCTCGCGCGCAGCGTGTTGGCCGAGCTGGCGCTGCACGACGCCAGCAGCGTGGTGCAGCGGGCGCAGAACGAACTGCTCTCGACGATGGCCTGCCACGGCGCGGTGCGGGCGAACCGCAAGCTCACCATCGACGAGATGAACGCCCTGTTACGCCAGATGGAAGCGACGGAGCGATCGGACCAGTGCAACCATGGCCGCCCGACCTGGCGGCAGCTGTCGATCCGCGAACTGGATGCGCTTTTCATGCGCGGAAGATAA
- a CDS encoding alpha/beta fold hydrolase, protein MKRWSLLASVLSLCALLAAGCSTFDEQQREWIFQPSDRSWGNTATMTEGMQDVWIDFQSSITGEPARLHGLWLGGEPETTDRPVMLYLHGARYNVAGSAPRIQRMHELGFSVLAIDYRGFGKSSKGLPSEESAREDARAAWTWLAARHPRQHRYIFGHSLGGAIGIDLAAHVKDESGTIVESTFTSIADVVSSFKWGWLPFGPLITQRFEAINRVKDIGAPLLVVHGTADSLINPTLGRKLYDAATVPKLFVLVEGGSHHNTNSIGEAQYRSALLQLFRMKPETTLASRQAEGPPLLHGAQPVPVLPAAPGPDAATLPREARGKATASTQAI, encoded by the coding sequence ATGAAACGCTGGTCCCTGCTTGCCTCCGTTCTTTCGCTGTGCGCCCTGTTGGCGGCCGGCTGCTCCACGTTCGACGAGCAGCAGCGCGAGTGGATCTTTCAACCCAGCGACCGCAGCTGGGGCAACACCGCCACCATGACCGAGGGTATGCAGGACGTCTGGATCGACTTCCAGTCGTCCATCACCGGCGAGCCTGCGCGCCTGCACGGCCTGTGGCTCGGCGGAGAGCCCGAAACCACCGACCGCCCCGTCATGCTGTACCTGCATGGCGCGCGCTACAACGTGGCCGGCTCGGCCCCGCGCATCCAGCGCATGCACGAACTCGGCTTCTCGGTGCTGGCCATCGACTACCGCGGTTTCGGCAAGAGCTCCAAGGGCCTGCCGTCGGAAGAGTCGGCACGCGAAGACGCCCGCGCTGCCTGGACCTGGCTGGCCGCGCGCCACCCCCGGCAGCACCGCTACATCTTCGGCCACTCGCTGGGCGGCGCCATCGGCATCGACCTGGCTGCCCATGTCAAGGACGAAAGCGGCACCATCGTCGAAAGCACCTTCACCTCCATTGCCGACGTGGTGAGCAGTTTCAAGTGGGGCTGGCTGCCGTTCGGCCCGCTCATCACGCAGCGCTTCGAGGCCATCAACCGCGTCAAGGACATCGGTGCGCCGCTCCTGGTGGTGCATGGCACCGCCGACAGCCTGATCAACCCCACGCTGGGCCGCAAGCTCTACGACGCGGCCACGGTGCCCAAGCTGTTCGTGCTGGTCGAAGGCGGGTCGCACCACAACACCAATTCGATCGGCGAGGCCCAGTACCGTTCGGCGCTCCTGCAGCTGTTCCGCATGAAGCCCGAGACCACGCTGGCCTCGCGGCAGGCCGAGGGCCCGCCCCTGCTGCACGGCGCGCAACCCGTGCCCGTGCTGCCCGCCGCGCCGGGCCCGGATGCGGCCACGCTGCCGCGGGAAGCGCGCGGCAAGGCCACGGCCAGCACGCAAGCGATCTGA
- the miaA gene encoding tRNA (adenosine(37)-N6)-dimethylallyltransferase MiaA, producing the protein MPPSVAATGPPDTLKFIALAGPTASGKTAVALAVARVRPVEIVSVDSALVYRGMDIGTAKPSLAEQAAVPHHLIDILDAAESYSAAAFVADATRLVGEIRARGALPLLVGGTMLYFKALFDGIDAMPAADAAVRARIDAEAAERGWPAMHARLAEVDPATAARLAPQDSQRIQRALEVWESSGQPLSSFHARDKNHAAKGLAGGALFSLEPTDRGWLHARIAERFDAMLAAGFLDEVRALRARGDLSLQLPSMRCVGYRQAWEMLDACGSSAPDPRAMAELRERGIAATRQLAKRQITWLRSMPARSVIACDAPDAVQTAVQRIATAE; encoded by the coding sequence ATGCCGCCCTCCGTCGCCGCCACCGGCCCTCCTGACACACTGAAGTTCATCGCGCTCGCAGGGCCGACCGCCTCCGGCAAGACCGCGGTGGCGCTCGCCGTGGCGCGCGTTCGGCCGGTCGAGATCGTCAGCGTCGATTCCGCGCTGGTCTATCGCGGCATGGACATCGGCACCGCCAAGCCGAGCCTGGCCGAACAGGCCGCCGTGCCGCACCACCTGATCGACATCCTCGATGCGGCCGAAAGCTACAGCGCCGCGGCCTTCGTGGCCGACGCGACGCGGCTGGTCGGCGAGATCCGCGCACGCGGCGCCTTGCCTTTGCTGGTGGGCGGCACCATGCTGTATTTCAAGGCCCTGTTCGACGGCATCGACGCGATGCCCGCCGCGGACGCCGCGGTGCGCGCGCGCATCGATGCCGAGGCCGCCGAGCGGGGCTGGCCCGCCATGCATGCGCGGCTGGCCGAGGTCGATCCCGCCACGGCCGCGCGGCTCGCACCGCAGGACAGCCAGCGCATCCAGCGCGCGCTCGAAGTCTGGGAGAGCAGCGGGCAACCCCTGTCGAGCTTTCATGCGCGCGACAAAAACCACGCGGCAAAGGGCCTGGCCGGCGGCGCGTTGTTCTCGCTCGAACCCACCGACCGCGGCTGGCTGCATGCGCGCATCGCCGAGCGCTTCGACGCCATGCTTGCAGCAGGCTTCCTCGACGAAGTCAGGGCGCTTCGCGCACGCGGCGACCTGTCTCTTCAACTGCCCTCGATGCGCTGCGTGGGCTACCGCCAGGCGTGGGAAATGCTCGACGCATGCGGCAGTTCGGCGCCCGACCCCAGGGCCATGGCCGAGCTGCGCGAACGCGGCATCGCGGCCACGCGCCAGCTCGCCAAGCGGCAGATCACCTGGCTGCGCAGCATGCCCGCGCGCAGCGTCATCGCCTGCGACGCGCCCGATGCCGTGCAGACCGCCGTCCAACGCATTGCAACCGCCGAATGA
- a CDS encoding ABC transporter ATP-binding protein: MTLHISQLAKHYGDVPVFENVTLTVEPGEFVAIVGESGVGKSTLLNCMAGLDSWDAGTVSHDGTDIGALDGEACALWRRRHVGFVFQAFHVLPHLDVAQNVSLPLMLLGRQRDDSRVAHMLEAVGLPGMGARLPQTLSGGQLQRVAIARALVHRPALLLADEPTGNLDPGTAAKVMELLIGQTREHGASLVLVTHSESAAARADRLLHLTAEGIRA, encoded by the coding sequence ATGACGCTGCACATTTCGCAACTCGCCAAGCACTACGGCGACGTACCTGTTTTCGAGAACGTGACGCTCACCGTCGAGCCCGGCGAATTCGTCGCCATCGTCGGCGAATCGGGCGTCGGCAAATCGACGCTGCTCAACTGCATGGCCGGGCTCGACAGCTGGGACGCGGGCACCGTCTCGCACGACGGCACCGACATCGGCGCGCTCGATGGCGAAGCCTGCGCGCTCTGGCGGCGCCGCCACGTGGGCTTCGTGTTCCAGGCCTTCCACGTGCTGCCGCACCTGGACGTGGCGCAGAACGTGTCGCTGCCCTTGATGCTGCTCGGCCGCCAGCGCGATGACAGCCGCGTCGCGCACATGCTCGAAGCCGTGGGGCTGCCCGGCATGGGTGCGCGCCTGCCGCAGACGCTCTCGGGCGGCCAGCTGCAGCGCGTGGCGATCGCGCGGGCGCTGGTGCACCGCCCCGCCCTGCTGCTGGCCGATGAGCCCACCGGCAACCTCGACCCCGGCACCGCCGCCAAGGTGATGGAGCTGCTGATCGGCCAGACGCGCGAGCACGGCGCCTCGCTGGTGCTGGTGACGCACTCCGAAAGCGCGGCGGCACGGGCGGACCGCCTGCTGCATCTCACCGCGGAAGGAATTCGCGCCTGA
- a CDS encoding threo-3-hydroxy-L-aspartate ammonia-lyase encodes MQLPTYDDVIAAAARLEGHAHRTPVLRSRTADERWGAGFFFKCENFQRMGAFKFRGAFNALSRFDAAQRKGGVIAFSSGNHAQAIALSARLLSMPAVIVMPNDAPAAKVAATRGYGAEVVMYDRFAEDREALTRRLAVERGMTMIPPYDHPDVLAGQGTAVKELIEEAGPLDQLFVCLGGGGLLSGSALSARALAPGCKIYGVEPEAGNDGQQSLRAGKIVHIATPKTIADGAQTQHLGEYTFGIIRRDVDDIFTVTDAQLVEAMRFFAERMKIVVEPTGCLAFAGAIAAGKAIAGQRVGIVVSGGNVDLSRYAALLA; translated from the coding sequence ATGCAGCTACCTACCTACGACGACGTGATTGCCGCGGCCGCGCGGCTCGAAGGCCATGCCCACCGCACGCCCGTGCTGCGCTCGCGCACGGCCGACGAGCGCTGGGGCGCCGGTTTCTTCTTCAAGTGCGAGAACTTCCAGCGCATGGGCGCGTTCAAGTTTCGCGGTGCGTTCAATGCACTGTCCAGGTTCGACGCCGCGCAGCGCAAGGGCGGCGTGATCGCGTTCTCTTCGGGCAACCATGCGCAGGCCATCGCGCTGTCGGCGCGGCTGCTGTCGATGCCGGCCGTCATCGTCATGCCGAACGACGCCCCGGCCGCCAAGGTCGCGGCCACCCGCGGCTATGGCGCCGAAGTGGTGATGTACGACCGCTTTGCCGAAGACCGCGAGGCGCTGACCCGGCGGCTTGCCGTGGAGCGCGGCATGACGATGATCCCGCCCTATGACCATCCGGACGTGCTTGCGGGGCAGGGCACGGCGGTGAAGGAACTGATCGAGGAGGCCGGTCCGCTCGACCAGCTGTTCGTGTGCCTGGGCGGCGGCGGCCTGCTGTCGGGTTCGGCGCTGTCGGCGCGCGCGCTGGCGCCCGGATGCAAGATCTACGGCGTGGAGCCCGAGGCGGGCAACGACGGCCAGCAGTCGCTGCGCGCTGGAAAGATCGTGCACATCGCAACGCCCAAGACCATTGCGGATGGCGCGCAAACGCAGCACCTGGGCGAGTACACCTTCGGCATCATCCGGCGCGACGTGGACGATATCTTCACGGTGACGGACGCACAGCTTGTCGAGGCCATGCGCTTCTTTGCCGAGCGCATGAAGATCGTGGTGGAGCCGACCGGCTGCCTGGCGTTCGCGGGCGCCATCGCGGCCGGCAAGGCCATCGCGGGGCAGCGCGTGGGCATCGTGGTGAGCGGCGGCAACGTCGATCTCTCGCGCTACGCGGCGCTGCTCGCGTAG